ATCAGAGACAGCCGGGGGGAGCTGATGTGAAGAGGCCGAAATCACTGTTTGGAATTACTGTTAGAAACACGGGTGGCATCGCGGGGAGTTTGTTTTGAAGTGGCTCCGAGAGGGTGGGATGGAGGTGGAAGAGGATTGTGgctttcggcctggcccaggtgaCGTTCTCAGGAGGAATAAACCGTGTCCTAGCCCACTTCGTGTTGCTAAGAACAAGACACCACGGTCCGGATGAGttataaaggaaagaggtttaaGGGGTTTCTCTCTTATCTGCAGTTCTGCAGGCCCAAGGTCAAGGGCCCACATCTTGCTAATGGCTTTGATGGAGAGCAAaaggcagcccagggccccacaTGGTGTGAGACAGGGAGCACCTCTGGGCCTCCTCCCTCTTCCGAGGaaccccccgccccacccctgcactgCGCACTCACCATGGCAGCTCCATCCTCATGGCATCTACTCCCCATCACCTCCAAACCTCATGGTCACATGAAGTCTCAGTCCTCTCAGTAGCTCACAATGGGGATCAGACACCTCCGTGAGTTTCAGGGGGACAAACTGCAAACCATAGCACACAGCTTTTTCTCCACGGGGTGCCTGCCCTGCACACAGCCAAGGAAGACGCATGGTTGTCTTAGTGAGGCAACTGAGTACAGGTATAGGAAAGCAATAGGGCTGCGAGACCACACGGAGCGGGGACGCTCACTCAGCCCCCTCCCGGGACTCCAGTGTGACCTcctccagcagccagggcagagcagaaAAGGCCACTCACTGCCCCCTGCAGACACCAAAGGCCCTGTTTAGGTTCCTGATAAGGACCAGGGATAAGCCGAGCTTTCTGAGGCTGGAGGTGAAGAGCcatgtggggaggggaggggagccaggctAAGGGAAAGGGCCAGGACAAGACGGACTGTGCTCTTTGCAAAGGTCTCGTGTGGACCGGATGCTCGTCCTGGGATTCTTTCTCTTTAATCCTTCTGCACTCACTCTTGCAATCTGATCATTCACGTGGTTATTTGTTCATGTAGACAAATCCATGTGGAATGCCTGTGTGAGTCAGGTGCTATGTTAGGTGCCCAGGGACATGCGATGGTTTCCGAAGACGAGAGAGAGAACGCATGAGGGAGGGACTTTGCACAGAGCTGCTTTGGAGACAGGGTGCAGGGCAGCTGCTCCCAGGAGGGCCTTTGACTCAGCTCCACGCTGTGAGAAGAGGGCTGCAAATCCTCTCCCCAAaatgtactctatatgttgtacgtgggcaaattgttgaaatctacgattagcatagagttggtcctctgtatataaagtcatactagaaatgatccataatgaagaaggagatgggagagagaatgggaggggggatgggagtggggtgggcggcatgggggaaagaaccattgtattcctaaagttgtgtctatgtaaaaatgcatccattaaattaagaagaagaaaaagaagaaggaggaggaggagaaggaggaggaggaggaggaggaggaggagaagaaggaggagaaggagaaggagaaggagaaggagaaggagaaggagaaggagaaggagaaggagaaggagaaggagaaggagaaggagaaggagaaggagaaggagaaggagaaggagaaggagaaggagaaggagaagggatgGCTGTGAGGACCTCCACCCACCATGCTCTCCGGTCCCCCTGCTGGGCATCCTATGCGGCCAGCCATGCTGACACAGAGCAGAGGGGATGGTGAGACAGCCCTGCGGCTGTTCCACATGGGTGAGCCAAAGCAGGTTCCTGCAGGGCAGGAGCTTGTGTCTTTTCAGCTCCCTACCTTTCCTCCCTGTCTGTTCTCTGGGCCAGGGAGAACCAGTGTGTCTCTcttgtcaaaataaaatataaacactgagctaaaaaggaaaaaaaaaaacacaaaaaccctaGTATTTAAAAGGATTGGAGAGCTACCGAGGTGGCAAGTCCTTGAGGGGATCAAGCACAGAGGTTATGCGATTTTCAGGGTAGCATTGCCCTCCTCTCTCCTCGCCCCTGCAACCAGCCATGGGCTGATCCGTGCAGGCAGCCCAAGCGAAAAGAATTTGAGCAGAGCTTTAGGCAGTCTCATGTGGcttaagagagaaaaatgaattctGGACTTGCTAAAGATGCCCCAGGAAACGCAGTAGACACATGAAGAGCTGTAGTCTAAGAATAAggccaggggccagcaatgtggtgtagcgggtaaagccacagcctgcagtgcctgcatcccatatgggcgccagttcatgtcctggctgctctacttccaatccagctctctgctgtggcctgggaaagcagtggaggatggcccaattccttgggcccctgcacctgtgtgggagacccagaagcagctcttggctcctggcttcagatcagcacagctccggccgttgtggccaagtggagagtgaatcagtagatggaagacctctctctctgactcttctctgtgtaactctgactttcaaataaataaataaataaataaataaataaataaataaaaagaataaggcCAACCAAGATCCACACTGGCCTTTATAAAGCCCTATACATCAGCCCAATCCTAGATAAGGTTAGAATGAGCTTCCCCTCCCTTAAATGCCTGCTTCTCTCTGGAGCAAGACAACATCATCGGGAGCCCCAGATGATCTCTATAGTTTTCATTACACAATATCtggtattcaaaaaaaaaaaaaaatctcccagcaCACAGGATTCAAAACTCAATGACTTCCTGTTTCctaaaagagggggaaaaaacctGCTTCATTATCCTGATAGCAAAATAACTGACTTACACATTCTAGGAAACATCCTGAAGAAATTCTGGAGAAGAAAGCTCAGCAGAATGGCAAAggaaatttccagaaatgaaaaaCCTAACTGGAATTAAGAACCTCATGGAGGGATTTACAGTAGATGAGACAGTACTGAAGAGAGAGCAGACAACCAGACAGAAGCAGCCAGAGAAAAAAGCACAGGTTTCCAGCGCACCAGAGACACGTGAGGCAAGGCCACAAGATGTGACCTACATGTAGTGGAGCCCCAGAACAGAAGGAGTGGGGCAGAGATGACAGCTGGAGGCTTAAGAGCCTAGAATTTACCAAAACGTGACCAATGATATAAAGTTACACATCTCAGAAGCACCACAATGCCCAAGCGAATCACACCTAGTCACATCCCAGTAGAATTGCTGAAAGGTAAAGTAAAAAAGATAATCTGAAAAATCAGGCAAAAGGAAAAGATGGATCACTTGGAAAAGTGCAGTAATGACTGACAGCTGACTTCTCAAAGGAACAACAGTCTCTGACTCATGATGGGTTGACTTGtgattgatttctttctttcttttttttttttttttacactttacAATGATGTGAAAGCAATAAGCTTTCAGTAGAgtgctttgaaaaagaaagagagggagagacagagttctcccatccactggttcatttctcagattggccataacagtcagggctaggccaggccttagttagaagccaggagtcaggagcttcttccaggtctcccatgtgggtgcaggggctgaagcacttgggccatcttctgctttcccaggccattagtagagagctggatcgacagaagagcagctgggacacaagccagcgccgatatgggatgctggcgctgcaggcagaggcttaacttattataccacagcaccggccccgaccATGTATTATACTGGAGCACCTAGGTTCAGttttcagctctggctcctgtctccagcttcccgCGAGAGTGGACCCTGactggcagcagtgatggttcaataactgggctcctgccactcgtgtgggagacctggattgtggtcctggctcctagctttgggcctggtccagccctggatgttgaaggtatctggatagtgaaccagaggatgggagctctttgtttccctgcctctctgataaataaaattggaaaggTTTAAAAACACATATTGGATTAAAACTAAGAGAATTCATCACCAGTAGAACCaaactaaataaaaactaaagattGCTCTTGAGGCAGAGGCAAAATGATCCTACTTGGAAACATGGATATCTAAAAATGAATGCAATGGAAAGGGTAAATGTATCAGTGAATCCAAATGtacatttttctaagatttatttatttatttgaaaggcagagttacaaagaggcagagtcagagagagaaaggtcttccatctgctggttcactccccaaatggccgcaatggccacagctgggctgatctgaagccaggagcctggagctacttccgggtctctcacacaggtgtagggtcccaaggacttgggccatcctgtactgctttctcagcagagagcgggattggaagtggagtagccaggactggaaccagctcccatattggACGCCGgatctgcaggtggtggctttactggctatgccacagtgccaacccctcaaaTGTACATtgacaataaaataatattaatatatcatGGTGCTTAAAATATACTTTAGAATTCCAAAATATCCAATTGCTGCTTATACACCAAGGATGAAAAAAGACTcaaaagtaaaagaatgaaaaaaacagACCGTAAAACACCaaccacaaaaacacatgcagGAAACATCACTAGAGAtaagaaacatttctttttttattttatttttttattttttgacaggcagagttagacaatgagagagagagagatagagaaaggtcttccttttccattggttcaccccccaatggctgctgcggccagcgcactgggctgatccgaagacaggagccaagtgcctctcctggtctcccatacgggtgcagggcccaagcacttgggccatcctccactgccttcccgggccacagcagagagctggacaggaagagcagcaaccgggacagaatccggcgccctgaccggaactagaacccggtgtgcccgcgccacaggcagaggattagcctattgagcctcggcaccgACCATAAGAAGCATTTCTTAAAGATAAAAgggtcagggccagtgttgtggcaaacaagcaaagccgctgcctgccaaccctggcatcccatttggatgccattTCATGTCCTAGATGCGCTACtatggatccagctctctgctatggcctgcgaaaagcagcagaagatggcccaagtccttgggcccctgctacctacatgggagacctggaagaagctcctggctcctggctttggcctagcccaatcccgggcattgcagcaatctggggagtgaactagcagatgaaagattctctctctttttttctgatttgcaagtaaataaattttaaaagatgaacgTGTCGAATTACCAGAATATATAACAATTCAAAATATGTAAGCATCTAGCAGATGTTAAAGGCATATAAAGCAAATTCAGAGAAATGAAGCAATTCACAGCTGTAGTGGAAGATTTTTAGTACACTCCCCTCAGTAACTGATGGGACATGCTGACATCATTTAACTGACAGCATGAAGAGACCAAAACACTCAGTAAGGATACATGCCTTCAGAGGTGTCAATACGGCATGACGCAGCTTTGACCTAATCGGCAAGTATAGTATACTGGACCCCAAACTTCCGCATCACTTAACAGATCTGCGTTCCTTCTCAACCAAGCATCAAGCATCTTCTTGCTCCCTCTACCCTCCCTCTCGCTTcagcctcccacctccccagacgCCACAGAGCGGCGGGCTCCCTGGTCCCTCTCCTGTCCTCCTTCCTCGCCCATCCCCACGTCCCTGCCTGCCCGCACGGTGGCCCGCTCTAGCCCTTGGCACCATTTCCAAGGTGGGACCCTGGTGGTACCTCTCGGTCCGCACCGCACTGCCCCCAGCTCACAGCAGCCCCCCTTGCCGCCCACTCAATCAGCTCAGCACCCCCCTATGCGCGCAGTGGTCTCACTCCAACACATAGCAgcgccccccccgccccaaaATGgtccagccctcccaccccctccttgGCCGCTGGTTGCTGAGGGCCACAGTGGTGGCTGCGTGACAGAACCCACAATGGCGGCAAAAgaccagaggcagaagcagggccAGGGGCGGGCGCGCTTCGTCTGTGTGACCCGCTTCGGCTCGCACCAGTGTGGCAGCGTCTTGCAGCTGGGCGGCCGCCAGTCTCAGGGGGTTTCGTGCCCGGGGCTGGAGGCACACGACAACAACGAGGAGGAGCCGCTGCCACCGGAAGCCGCGGTGGCGGCCCCAGCGGCCCCGGGCCTGGGCGCTGAggcctccacctcctcccaggggccggcgctgcgagTGCGGAGGAGCCGCGGGCCGCCGGCGCGTGCAGGTGGCCGgggcgccggggcggggcggggcggccacCTTGTCCCGGCGTCTGAGGGCCCAGGGCGGCCCTGGTGTCGGTGGCTTCTCAGGCCGCGGGTGAGCGGTCGGTCTGGTCAGCCGGCCAGGCCGAGGCTGCCCGTCCGTCTGTGAGGAGGCCGTAGGCTGGGGGTGGCCGGAAAAGCCCTTAATTCACTTGCAAGGCTGCTCTGCAAAATGGCGGCCGCGGTAGAGACGAGGGTCCTGCAAGGCGACGTGATGGAGCGGAAGCCACTGAGGGCCGCCAGGGTTTTGAGGCCCTGGCTGCTCTTGGCTCCTTTGAAATTGTTCAGCAGGGGCGACTGGCATGCGCAGGGCGTTGTCAGCCCGTGTGAAAGCAGCCAGTGCCTTTCCACTTCTCCTGTCTGCTTTGGTGTCATTCAGGAAGGCTTTCAGGAAGACTTGTCTCCTTATAGAGTTTACCAGATTACTAAGtttatttctatgaatttgatCTATTTTTGCTGTTGTCCATAAGGGTTCCTGGTCCGTGATGCCCTCTGTGTACGGAAAGCGTGTTGCTCAAAAAGATGAATAAGTTAAAATCAGTTTTGTTTAAGATTACATTGTGCACGGGGCCTGCACTGTAgtgcggtgggttaaagccctggcctgcagcaccaacatcccataggagcactggttcaagtccgggctgctccacttctgctctggctctctgctatggcctggaaaagcagtggaaggtggcccaaccttgggtccctgcaccctcttgggagacctggaagatgctcctggctcctggctttggatctactcagctctggctgttgcagccatttggggagtgaaccagtggatggaagaccaattctctctctctctctgtctctctctctgtaactcttctttcaaataaataaatcttaaaaaaaaaaaaaaaaagattacaatgtgcagctggttaagctactgcctataatgtagagtccctgccactccacttcccatccagcttcctgttaaggtgcCAAGTGCTTGGCTCTCTGTCCCCCAGGTGAGAGACCCCGCAGGAGTtagtggctcctggctgcagcctggggccatgtgatgagtgaaccagcaaatggaagagctctgtctttgtctttctcgcTGCTCCCTACACTCTCTTGCTCTgttactccgcctttcaaataaatctgaaaaaa
Above is a genomic segment from Oryctolagus cuniculus chromosome 6, mOryCun1.1, whole genome shotgun sequence containing:
- the C6H5orf47 gene encoding uncharacterized protein C5orf47 homolog yields the protein MAAKDQRQKQGQGRARFVCVTRFGSHQCGSVLQLGGRQSQGVSCPGLEAHDNNEEEPLPPEAAVAAPAAPGLGAEASTSSQGPALRVRRSRGPPARAGLIRKDADGKFDFPIPLNEASKILKKKKKVSVWNSVYKVISKMLEENEKYRLRLKCQKLSNAS